A genomic region of Equus caballus isolate H_3958 breed thoroughbred chromosome 1, TB-T2T, whole genome shotgun sequence contains the following coding sequences:
- the MINAR1 gene encoding major intrinsically disordered Notch2-binding receptor 1 isoform X1, which translates to MEASQETSLFLVKILEELDSKQNTVSYQDLCKSLCARFDLSQLAKLRSVLFYTACLDPSFPATLFKDKMKCTMNNQQSKKIMVAADIVTIFNLIQMNGGAAKEKLPMGQQKVRRKEVSFESCRSDTEICTAAQCEALNCELSERPFSRGYPTRQSSKCQKMDCKDCPQFVPASEPNFLLGVSKELKNRAASLDRLQALAPYSVASPQPCEMQRTYFPTNIENESISDQDSLPISQGIKETFISNEEPFVVQSCVQKRNIFKEDFHNLMTVAPSLVGPANKADGEHGEPQSRKEPHKTAFFNHSFEMPYNSHYLNPAYSPVPDKRRAKHESLDDLQASTYFGPTPVMGTQEARRYPGRPGKQTPWPAKSWSLNTEEVPDFERSFFNRNPSEEKLHYPNSSSQTPNFPAPDRRPAYLTPKDQQLILPVGYTAKPNGLKSKELSSPVDLEKHEPVKKFKDKSISCTSGQLSSDTSSVGTQTEQHVLEPKKCKDLCTLGQGKYSDRHAMKQSDDDSEIVSDDISDIFRFLDDMSISGSTGVMQSSCYNSTGSLSQLHKSDCDSSPEHNLTKIANGLTSSKGEKGNRPENSHHSEEELKTSVCKLVLRIGEIERKLESLSGVREEISQVLGKLNKLDQKIQQPEKVSVQIDLNSLTSEAPSDESASSRMFHTQNGSHGPKLENTADWCCSDASGSNSESLHVKALKKSLFTRPSSRSLTEENSATESKIASISNSPRDWRTITYTNRMGLNEEEIKDRGLGENKDWHRNSKEADRQYDIPSQHRLPKQPKDGFLVEQVFSPHPYPTSLKAHMKNNPLYTDMRLTELAEVKRGQPSWTIEEYARNVGDKGKLTALDLQTQESLNPNNLEYWMEDIYTPGYDSLLKRKEAEFRRAKICKIAAVIAAAACTVILVIVVPICTMKS; encoded by the exons ATGGAGGCCAGTCAGGAAACTTCCCTTTTCTTGGTGAAGATCTTAGAGGAACTGGACAGCAAGCAAAATACCGTTTCCTACCAGGACCTGTGCAAATCACTGTGTGCCCGCTTTGATTTGTCCCAGCTTGCCAAACTGAGAAGCGTGCTCTTCTACACGGCTTGTCTTGATCCCAGTTTTCCAGCCACATTATTCAAGGACAAGATGAAATGCACCATGAATAACCAGCAATCAAAGAAAATCATGGTGGCAGCAGATATTGTGACAATATTCAACCTGATTCAAATGAATGGGGGCGCCGCCAAGGAGAAGCTGCCCATGGGCCAGCAGAAGGTGCGCAGGAAGGAGGTGTCCTTTGAATCGTGCAGGTCCGACACAGAGATCTGCACCGCGGCCCAGTGTGAGGCCCTGAACTGTGAGCTGAGCGAGAGGCCCTTCAGCCGGGGCTACCCCACCAGACAGTCGTCCAAGTGCCAGAAGATGGACTGCAAGGACTGCCCACAGTTTGTACCTGCCTCCGAACCCAACTTCTTGTTAGGTGTCAGCAAAGAGCTGAAAAATCGGGCTGCGTCCCTGGACAGGCTGCAGGCCCTGGCCCCGTACTCGGTGGCCAGCCCTCAGCCCTGTGAGATGCAGCGAACCTACTTCCCCACGAACATTGAGAATGAGTCCATCTCCGATCAGGACTCCCTGCCCATCAGCCAGGGCATCAAGGAGACTTTCATTTCTAATGAGGAGCCATTTGTGGTCCAGTCCTGTGTCCAGAAGAGGAACATCTTCAAAGAGGATTTTCACAATCTGATGACTGTGGCCCCCAGTTTGGTTGGCCCCGCTAACAAGGCAGATGGTGAACATGGGGAACCACAGAGTCGAAAGGAACCCCACAAGACAGCTTTCTTTAATCACAGCTTTGAAATGCCCTACAACAGCCACTACCTGAATCCTGCGTATTCCCCTGTTCCTGACAAAAGGCGGGCAAAACATGAAAGCTTAGATGACCTTCAAGCCTCTACGTATTTTGGACCCACTCCAGTGATGGGGACCCAGGAAGCCAGGCGCTATCCAGGGAGGCCGGGCAAGCAGACCCCCTGGCCAGCCAAAAGCTGGAGCCTAAACACCGAAGAAGTCCCTGACTTTGAACGGTCCTTTTTCAATAGAAATCCCTCTGAGGAGAAACTACACTATCCAAATTCCAGCAGCCAGACCCCCAATTTCCCAGCCCCAGACAGGCGCCCGGCTTACCTCACGCCAAAGGATCAACAGCTGATTCTCCCTGTTGGCTATACAGCAAAACCAAACGGGCTCAAATCTAAAGAGCTTTCATCCCCCGTTGACCTGGAGAAGCACGAACCAGTCAAAAAGTTTAAAGACAAGAGCATTAGCTGCACCAGCGGGCAGCTCAGCTCAGATACCAGTAGTGTGGGCACCCAGACTGAGCAGCATGTGCTGGAACCCAAGAAATGCAAAGACTTGTGCACCTTGGGGCAGGGCAAGTACAGTGACAGGCATGCCATGAAGCAATCAGATGATGACTCAGAAATTGTCAGCGATGACATCAGTGACATTTTCCGTTTTCTTGATGACATGAGTATCAGTGGCTCGACGGGAGTGATGCAGTCATCTTGCTACAACAGCACAGGGTCTTTGTCTCAGCTGCACAAGTCAGACTGTGACAGTTCACCGGAGCATAACCTAACCAAAATTGCCAACGGGCTCACCAGCAGCAAAGGAGAAAAGGGCAACCGGCCTGAAAACAGCCACCACTCTGAAGAGGAGTTGAAGACCAGTGTGTGCAAACTGGTGCTCAGGATTGGTGAAATTGAACGGAAGCTGGAATCACTGTCAGGTGTTCGTGAGGAAATCTCCCAGGTCctgggaaaattaaataaattggatCAGAAAATACAGCAGCCCGAGAAGGTGAGTGTGCAGATAGATCTGAATTCCTTGACGAGCGAGGCTCCGTCCGATGAGAGTGCCTCTTCCCGTATGTTCCATACGCAGAATGGCTCCCATGGACCCAAACTGGAGAATACTGCCGACTGGTGCTGTTCTGATGCCAGTGGAAGCAACAGCGAAAGCCTTCATGTAAAGGCCTTAAAAAAAAGCCTCTTCACCAGGCCATCCTCTAGGTCCCTGACAGAGGAGAACAGTGCCACAGAGTCCAAAATCGCCAGCATCTCCAACTCGCCCAGGGACTGGCGCACCATCACTTACACCAACCGCATGGGCCTCAATGAGGAAGAGATAAAAGACAGAGGCCTTGGAGAGAATAAGGACTGGCATCGAAACTCGAAAGAG GCAGACAGGCAGTACGACATCCCCTCGCAGCACCGGCTGCCCAAGCAGCCCAAAGACGGCTTCCTGGTGGAGCAGGTGTTCAGCCCTCACCCTTATCCCACCTCCCTCAAGGCCCACATGAAGAACAACCCCCTGTACACAGACATGCGGCTGACCGAGCTGGCCGAGGTGAAGCGGGGCCAACCTTCTTGGACCATCGAGGAGTATGCACGGAACGTGGGTGACAAGGGCAAGCTGACAGCCCTGGACCTGCAG ACACAAGAATCTTTAAACCCAAACAACTTAGAATATTGGATGGAAGATATTTATACTCCAGGCTACGACTCATTACTAAAACGTAAAGAAGCCGAGTTCAGACGAGCCAAGATCTGCAAGATAGCCGCTGTGATTGCTGCTGCCGCGTGCACAGTCATCCTTGTCATCGTTGTGCCCATTTGCACAATGAAATCATGA
- the MINAR1 gene encoding major intrinsically disordered Notch2-binding receptor 1 isoform X2, with protein sequence MEASQETSLFLVKILEELDSKQNTVSYQDLCKSLCARFDLSQLAKLRSVLFYTACLDPSFPATLFKDKMKCTMNNQQSKKIMVAADIVTIFNLIQMNGGAAKEKLPMGQQKVRRKEVSFESCRSDTEICTAAQCEALNCELSERPFSRGYPTRQSSKCQKMDCKDCPQFVPASEPNFLLGVSKELKNRAASLDRLQALAPYSVASPQPCEMQRTYFPTNIENESISDQDSLPISQGIKETFISNEEPFVVQSCVQKRNIFKEDFHNLMTVAPSLVGPANKADGEHGEPQSRKEPHKTAFFNHSFEMPYNSHYLNPAYSPVPDKRRAKHESLDDLQASTYFGPTPVMGTQEARRYPGRPGKQTPWPAKSWSLNTEEVPDFERSFFNRNPSEEKLHYPNSSSQTPNFPAPDRRPAYLTPKDQQLILPVGYTAKPNGLKSKELSSPVDLEKHEPVKKFKDKSISCTSGQLSSDTSSVGTQTEQHVLEPKKCKDLCTLGQGKYSDRHAMKQSDDDSEIVSDDISDIFRFLDDMSISGSTGVMQSSCYNSTGSLSQLHKSDCDSSPEHNLTKIANGLTSSKGEKGNRPENSHHSEEELKTSVCKLVLRIGEIERKLESLSGVREEISQVLGKLNKLDQKIQQPEKNGSHGPKLENTADWCCSDASGSNSESLHVKALKKSLFTRPSSRSLTEENSATESKIASISNSPRDWRTITYTNRMGLNEEEIKDRGLGENKDWHRNSKEADRQYDIPSQHRLPKQPKDGFLVEQVFSPHPYPTSLKAHMKNNPLYTDMRLTELAEVKRGQPSWTIEEYARNVGDKGKLTALDLQTQESLNPNNLEYWMEDIYTPGYDSLLKRKEAEFRRAKICKIAAVIAAAACTVILVIVVPICTMKS encoded by the exons ATGGAGGCCAGTCAGGAAACTTCCCTTTTCTTGGTGAAGATCTTAGAGGAACTGGACAGCAAGCAAAATACCGTTTCCTACCAGGACCTGTGCAAATCACTGTGTGCCCGCTTTGATTTGTCCCAGCTTGCCAAACTGAGAAGCGTGCTCTTCTACACGGCTTGTCTTGATCCCAGTTTTCCAGCCACATTATTCAAGGACAAGATGAAATGCACCATGAATAACCAGCAATCAAAGAAAATCATGGTGGCAGCAGATATTGTGACAATATTCAACCTGATTCAAATGAATGGGGGCGCCGCCAAGGAGAAGCTGCCCATGGGCCAGCAGAAGGTGCGCAGGAAGGAGGTGTCCTTTGAATCGTGCAGGTCCGACACAGAGATCTGCACCGCGGCCCAGTGTGAGGCCCTGAACTGTGAGCTGAGCGAGAGGCCCTTCAGCCGGGGCTACCCCACCAGACAGTCGTCCAAGTGCCAGAAGATGGACTGCAAGGACTGCCCACAGTTTGTACCTGCCTCCGAACCCAACTTCTTGTTAGGTGTCAGCAAAGAGCTGAAAAATCGGGCTGCGTCCCTGGACAGGCTGCAGGCCCTGGCCCCGTACTCGGTGGCCAGCCCTCAGCCCTGTGAGATGCAGCGAACCTACTTCCCCACGAACATTGAGAATGAGTCCATCTCCGATCAGGACTCCCTGCCCATCAGCCAGGGCATCAAGGAGACTTTCATTTCTAATGAGGAGCCATTTGTGGTCCAGTCCTGTGTCCAGAAGAGGAACATCTTCAAAGAGGATTTTCACAATCTGATGACTGTGGCCCCCAGTTTGGTTGGCCCCGCTAACAAGGCAGATGGTGAACATGGGGAACCACAGAGTCGAAAGGAACCCCACAAGACAGCTTTCTTTAATCACAGCTTTGAAATGCCCTACAACAGCCACTACCTGAATCCTGCGTATTCCCCTGTTCCTGACAAAAGGCGGGCAAAACATGAAAGCTTAGATGACCTTCAAGCCTCTACGTATTTTGGACCCACTCCAGTGATGGGGACCCAGGAAGCCAGGCGCTATCCAGGGAGGCCGGGCAAGCAGACCCCCTGGCCAGCCAAAAGCTGGAGCCTAAACACCGAAGAAGTCCCTGACTTTGAACGGTCCTTTTTCAATAGAAATCCCTCTGAGGAGAAACTACACTATCCAAATTCCAGCAGCCAGACCCCCAATTTCCCAGCCCCAGACAGGCGCCCGGCTTACCTCACGCCAAAGGATCAACAGCTGATTCTCCCTGTTGGCTATACAGCAAAACCAAACGGGCTCAAATCTAAAGAGCTTTCATCCCCCGTTGACCTGGAGAAGCACGAACCAGTCAAAAAGTTTAAAGACAAGAGCATTAGCTGCACCAGCGGGCAGCTCAGCTCAGATACCAGTAGTGTGGGCACCCAGACTGAGCAGCATGTGCTGGAACCCAAGAAATGCAAAGACTTGTGCACCTTGGGGCAGGGCAAGTACAGTGACAGGCATGCCATGAAGCAATCAGATGATGACTCAGAAATTGTCAGCGATGACATCAGTGACATTTTCCGTTTTCTTGATGACATGAGTATCAGTGGCTCGACGGGAGTGATGCAGTCATCTTGCTACAACAGCACAGGGTCTTTGTCTCAGCTGCACAAGTCAGACTGTGACAGTTCACCGGAGCATAACCTAACCAAAATTGCCAACGGGCTCACCAGCAGCAAAGGAGAAAAGGGCAACCGGCCTGAAAACAGCCACCACTCTGAAGAGGAGTTGAAGACCAGTGTGTGCAAACTGGTGCTCAGGATTGGTGAAATTGAACGGAAGCTGGAATCACTGTCAGGTGTTCGTGAGGAAATCTCCCAGGTCctgggaaaattaaataaattggatCAGAAAATACAGCAGCCCGAGAAG AATGGCTCCCATGGACCCAAACTGGAGAATACTGCCGACTGGTGCTGTTCTGATGCCAGTGGAAGCAACAGCGAAAGCCTTCATGTAAAGGCCTTAAAAAAAAGCCTCTTCACCAGGCCATCCTCTAGGTCCCTGACAGAGGAGAACAGTGCCACAGAGTCCAAAATCGCCAGCATCTCCAACTCGCCCAGGGACTGGCGCACCATCACTTACACCAACCGCATGGGCCTCAATGAGGAAGAGATAAAAGACAGAGGCCTTGGAGAGAATAAGGACTGGCATCGAAACTCGAAAGAG GCAGACAGGCAGTACGACATCCCCTCGCAGCACCGGCTGCCCAAGCAGCCCAAAGACGGCTTCCTGGTGGAGCAGGTGTTCAGCCCTCACCCTTATCCCACCTCCCTCAAGGCCCACATGAAGAACAACCCCCTGTACACAGACATGCGGCTGACCGAGCTGGCCGAGGTGAAGCGGGGCCAACCTTCTTGGACCATCGAGGAGTATGCACGGAACGTGGGTGACAAGGGCAAGCTGACAGCCCTGGACCTGCAG ACACAAGAATCTTTAAACCCAAACAACTTAGAATATTGGATGGAAGATATTTATACTCCAGGCTACGACTCATTACTAAAACGTAAAGAAGCCGAGTTCAGACGAGCCAAGATCTGCAAGATAGCCGCTGTGATTGCTGCTGCCGCGTGCACAGTCATCCTTGTCATCGTTGTGCCCATTTGCACAATGAAATCATGA